The following proteins are encoded in a genomic region of Bufo bufo chromosome 11, aBufBuf1.1, whole genome shotgun sequence:
- the VRK1 gene encoding serine/threonine-protein kinase VRK1 isoform X2 has product MPCKKKAAAPAAKRAPPKRKLAEEFPQGEVLTDSAKKQWKLGAPIGQGGFGRLYLADENSSKTVGPDAPYVIKVEPSDNGPLFSELKFYMRAAKPDMIQKWTSSHKLKYLGVPRYWGSGLHDKNANRYRFMVMDRFGKDLQKIFEETSKRFSHKTVLQLGLRLIDILEYVHEHEYVHGDIKASNLLLHHKHPDQVFLVDYGLTYRYCPDGVHKEYKEDPRKCHNGTIEFTSVDAHLGVSPSRRGDLEILGYCMIQWLCGKLPWEDKLTDPNYVADSKRSYYSDIPALIDTCFPGKKKPDEITKYMEAVAALDYTAKPQYQKLRDLLLQGLKSLGAKDDGKLDFSSAQNGDVPVKAQKRKLPKTSDEEEAGQSEVKRKAPRGRPRRAAATSPKPAATSPKPSPKGRGRRRVK; this is encoded by the exons ATGCCTTGTAAAAAAAAAGCGGCAGCACCGGCTGCCAAAAGAGCCCCACCTAAACGCAAGCTGGCGGAGGAGTTTCCACAAGGAGAAGTTCTCACGGATTCGGCAAAAAAGCAGTGGAAATTGGGAGCGCCCATCGGTCAGGGTGGATTTGGACGTCTTTACCTTG CGGATGAAAATTCTTCCAAAACAGTTGGACCCGATGCTCCTTATGTCATTAAAGTG gaacCAAGTGACAACGGACCCCTCTTCTCTGAACTCAAATTTTACATGCGAGCCGCCAAACCCGATATGA TTCAAAAGTGGACCAGCAGTCATAAATTAAAATACCTTGGTGTACCCAGGTATTGGGGATCTGGGCTGCATGACAAAAATGCAAACAG GTACAGGTTTATGGTCATGGATCGTTTTGGGAAGGACCTACAGAAAATATTTGAAGAGACTTCCAAGCGATTCTCTCACAAAACTGTGCTGCAGTTAGGGCTGAGACTG ATTGATATTCTGGAGTATGTACATGAGCATGAATATGTACATGGAGATATCAAAGCCTCCAATCTTCTACTGCATCATAAGCACCCTGATCAG GTGTTCTTGGTGGATTATGGCCTGACTTACAGATACTGTCCAGACGGTGTGCACAAGGAATATAAAGAAGATCCCAGGAAATGTCACAATGGCACTATAGAGTTTACAAGTGTCGATGCTCACTTAGGAGTCA GTCCATCAAGAAGAGGAGACTTAGAAATCCTTGGCTATTGCATGATTCAGTGGCTGTGCGGGAAACTTCCATGGGAAGACAAACTGACGGATCCAAATTATGTTGCAGACTCAAAAAGAAG TTATTATTCTGACATACCAGCACTTATAGACACGTGTTTCCCGGGAAAAAAGAAGCCAG ATGAGATTACGAAGTACATGGAGGCTGTTGCAGCGCTcgattatacagctaaacctcagTACCAGAAGTTAAGAGACCTACTTCTACAGGGTCTGAAATCTCTGGGTGCCAAGGACGATGGGAAACTGGACTTCTCCTCCGCTCAGAATGGAGATGTTCCTGTAAAGGCCCAGAAG CGAAAGTTGCCAAAGACCTCTGATGAAGAGGAGGCTGGACAAAGCGAAGTGAAGAGGAAGGCTCCCAGAG GGCGCCCTCGAAGAGCTGCTGCAACTTCACCAAAACCTGCTGCAACTTCACCAAAACCATCACCAAAAGGAAGAGGACGCAGAAGAGTGAAGTAG
- the VRK1 gene encoding serine/threonine-protein kinase VRK1 isoform X1, which yields MVLSTMPCKKKAAAPAAKRAPPKRKLAEEFPQGEVLTDSAKKQWKLGAPIGQGGFGRLYLADENSSKTVGPDAPYVIKVEPSDNGPLFSELKFYMRAAKPDMIQKWTSSHKLKYLGVPRYWGSGLHDKNANRYRFMVMDRFGKDLQKIFEETSKRFSHKTVLQLGLRLIDILEYVHEHEYVHGDIKASNLLLHHKHPDQVFLVDYGLTYRYCPDGVHKEYKEDPRKCHNGTIEFTSVDAHLGVSPSRRGDLEILGYCMIQWLCGKLPWEDKLTDPNYVADSKRSYYSDIPALIDTCFPGKKKPDEITKYMEAVAALDYTAKPQYQKLRDLLLQGLKSLGAKDDGKLDFSSAQNGDVPVKAQKRKLPKTSDEEEAGQSEVKRKAPRGRPRRAAATSPKPAATSPKPSPKGRGRRRVK from the exons ATGGT ATTAAGTACAATGCCTTGTAAAAAAAAAGCGGCAGCACCGGCTGCCAAAAGAGCCCCACCTAAACGCAAGCTGGCGGAGGAGTTTCCACAAGGAGAAGTTCTCACGGATTCGGCAAAAAAGCAGTGGAAATTGGGAGCGCCCATCGGTCAGGGTGGATTTGGACGTCTTTACCTTG CGGATGAAAATTCTTCCAAAACAGTTGGACCCGATGCTCCTTATGTCATTAAAGTG gaacCAAGTGACAACGGACCCCTCTTCTCTGAACTCAAATTTTACATGCGAGCCGCCAAACCCGATATGA TTCAAAAGTGGACCAGCAGTCATAAATTAAAATACCTTGGTGTACCCAGGTATTGGGGATCTGGGCTGCATGACAAAAATGCAAACAG GTACAGGTTTATGGTCATGGATCGTTTTGGGAAGGACCTACAGAAAATATTTGAAGAGACTTCCAAGCGATTCTCTCACAAAACTGTGCTGCAGTTAGGGCTGAGACTG ATTGATATTCTGGAGTATGTACATGAGCATGAATATGTACATGGAGATATCAAAGCCTCCAATCTTCTACTGCATCATAAGCACCCTGATCAG GTGTTCTTGGTGGATTATGGCCTGACTTACAGATACTGTCCAGACGGTGTGCACAAGGAATATAAAGAAGATCCCAGGAAATGTCACAATGGCACTATAGAGTTTACAAGTGTCGATGCTCACTTAGGAGTCA GTCCATCAAGAAGAGGAGACTTAGAAATCCTTGGCTATTGCATGATTCAGTGGCTGTGCGGGAAACTTCCATGGGAAGACAAACTGACGGATCCAAATTATGTTGCAGACTCAAAAAGAAG TTATTATTCTGACATACCAGCACTTATAGACACGTGTTTCCCGGGAAAAAAGAAGCCAG ATGAGATTACGAAGTACATGGAGGCTGTTGCAGCGCTcgattatacagctaaacctcagTACCAGAAGTTAAGAGACCTACTTCTACAGGGTCTGAAATCTCTGGGTGCCAAGGACGATGGGAAACTGGACTTCTCCTCCGCTCAGAATGGAGATGTTCCTGTAAAGGCCCAGAAG CGAAAGTTGCCAAAGACCTCTGATGAAGAGGAGGCTGGACAAAGCGAAGTGAAGAGGAAGGCTCCCAGAG GGCGCCCTCGAAGAGCTGCTGCAACTTCACCAAAACCTGCTGCAACTTCACCAAAACCATCACCAAAAGGAAGAGGACGCAGAAGAGTGAAGTAG